A portion of the Lolium rigidum isolate FL_2022 chromosome 1, APGP_CSIRO_Lrig_0.1, whole genome shotgun sequence genome contains these proteins:
- the LOC124673291 gene encoding nudix hydrolase 21, chloroplastic-like, whose product MAAVMVARQGRDLQRYSPSTGGRIVVGCIPYRARSDGEVEVLVICSRKKGASAGVMFPKGGWELDESIEEAARREALEEAGVRGETGASLGSWYYRSRRYDATYEGLMFPLRVTDELEHWPEMSGRGRTWVSVREAMDRCPHWWMREALQRFADRLAAADL is encoded by the coding sequence ATGGCGGCGGTGATGGTTGCGAGGCAGGGGCGGGACCTGCAGCGGTACAGCCCGAGCACCGGCGGCCGCATCGTGGTCGGCTGCATCCCCTACCGGGCCCGTTCGGACGGCGAGGTGGAGGTGCTGGTGATCTGCTCGCGCAAGAAGGGCGCCAGCGCGGGCGTCATGTTCCCCAAGGGCGGGTGGGAGCTGGACGAGTCCATCGAGGAGGCGGCGCGCCGCGAGGCGCTCGAGGAGGCCGGCGTGCGCGGCGAGACGGGCGCCAGCCTGGGGAGCTGGTACTACCGGAGCCGCCGCTACGACGCCACATACGAGGGGCTCATGTTCCCGCTGCGCGTCACCGACGAGCTGGAGCACTGGCCGGAGATGTCCGGGCGGGGGCGGACCTGGGTCTCCGTGCGGGAGGCCATGGACCGGTGCCCGCACTGGTGGATGCGCGAGGCGCTCCAGCGGTTCGCtgaccgcctcgccgccgccgacttGTAG